In Thiofilum sp., the genomic window CCGACACCCCACTCTCAACTACTGACACCCTGCTTGCTCACTCGCCCCGTGTTGCTTTAACAAGCGCACCATCGCCATATCCCCCAATTGCAACGCCCGACTCAAAGGCGAATCACCCAAACACCCCGCATGATCAGCATTCGCATTCGCCCCATATTTTAATAATAACTGCGCAGCTCGCAGATCACGCCGCTCCACCGCAGCATGCAGCGGCAGCTCCCCCACACCTTCACCCATACTATTCGGGTCAGCACGATGCTGTAATAAATACTCCAACAACCGATAATTCACCGTCGGGCGCTGAATTAAATAATATAAGCCCGACGCCCCCCCATTACTTGCACCATTGGGATTCATCTTAAGCTTATCAATAAAAAACCGTGCACTTTGCTCCGCCCCCGCCACAATCGCCACATACGCAATACGCCCATCATTGCCCGCATTACCCTCAAACTCCATCGACCACCCCGACGCCACCAACTGCATCACCCGACTAATATTATCCCGCGCCACCGCCTGAATCATTTCCTCGCCTAATTGATTCGAGACTTTAGTGAGATCATTGGGATTTAATGGGGCTGGATTGCCCAAACAGCGTAATAAAGTTTCGGCGCGTGCTTGAGTTTCGCCTAGTACTATTTCGGGGCGAGCAGTTTTACACCATTGGGCTTGACCTTGTTGATTATGATTCCAGCGCAAGCCCGATACCGGACATCTAAGCTGCTTAGCAATAGCGTATTGACTCACCCCTTTGAGGGCATAGTCTTCACACGGATCGGGATTATCTTCATATAAATAAGCTTGAGCACTGCCCATACCCAAGCACAATAAACCAACACTTAAAACACTCAAAACTGCCTTGTACATTTTTTGACTCCTTTAACACTCGTCTCTACGAGTGTAGTCAAAATACTGATTTTAGAGAGGAAAGAGTGAGTTAACCCTATAGTGCTTATACACTTAGCGCCAAGCCTTGTTTAAAAATCAATCTC contains:
- a CDS encoding ankyrin repeat domain-containing protein → MYKAVLSVLSVGLLCLGMGSAQAYLYEDNPDPCEDYALKGVSQYAIAKQLRCPVSGLRWNHNQQGQAQWCKTARPEIVLGETQARAETLLRCLGNPAPLNPNDLTKVSNQLGEEMIQAVARDNISRVMQLVASGWSMEFEGNAGNDGRIAYVAIVAGAEQSARFFIDKLKMNPNGASNGGASGLYYLIQRPTVNYRLLEYLLQHRADPNSMGEGVGELPLHAAVERRDLRAAQLLLKYGANANADHAGCLGDSPLSRALQLGDMAMVRLLKQHGASEQAGCQ